The following nucleotide sequence is from Acinetobacter equi.
CCTCACAAAAGTGAGGATTTTTACACATTAACTGTAAATATTATTTACCGCCAAATAAGCAACACCTAGACGACCACCAACTTCATTACCGCCAGAGAAACCTACAGCAGCACTTACAGAAGTACGACCATCTGCAAATACACTTGCAACACAGCACCCAGCACTTTCACCTTTATAATGACCAGCGCCACCAAATACAGCAAATTGACCTGCACCAATATTAGGAATTTGTTGTTGTTGCTAATGCTACTGCGATACCACGATAAGAAGTTTTTTCAACATCATCAACACGGCGGTTTAATTCAGAAACATTATTACTT
It contains:
- a CDS encoding YadA-like family protein; translation: MPNIGAGQFAVFGGAGHYKGESAGCCVASVFADGRTSVSAAVGFSGGNEVGGRLGVAYLAVNNIYS